One window from the genome of Desulfobacterales bacterium encodes:
- a CDS encoding glycosyltransferase family 9 protein produces the protein MTDAKLLIIHQGALGDVVLTFPAIIALRQNYDRIDILCQSQIGKLAVRLGLVDKTYPLEAAYFATLFSDQVDVKVKDLINSYTRILIFSFSSDLENTINQISNSPCLRTPPRPPVQASIHVAQHLMQNIIKGGLIDAVDSQDVVTSWLRKHTEKVSRPTDSPKIIIHPGAGSKRKRWPFERFLQLADDLGKKGLQPQFVCGPAELDLIEDIRNENRQVHKFDELTDLADALESAGGYIGNDSGVSQLAAFLGVASVVIFGPADPQRWKPVGPRVQIVRPKLECNPCFEIEAQNCDQPACLADATLESVLTAFDQVRE, from the coding sequence ATGACCGATGCCAAACTATTAATAATCCACCAGGGCGCCCTGGGCGATGTGGTCTTAACCTTTCCGGCCATCATCGCGCTTCGCCAAAACTATGATCGCATCGATATCCTCTGCCAGAGCCAGATCGGAAAGCTGGCTGTCAGACTGGGACTGGTTGATAAAACCTATCCGCTGGAGGCGGCCTATTTTGCAACTCTTTTTTCAGATCAGGTGGATGTAAAAGTCAAAGACCTTATCAACAGTTATACCAGGATCCTTATTTTTTCATTTTCTTCCGATCTTGAGAACACCATCAATCAGATCAGCAACAGCCCCTGCCTGCGCACCCCTCCCCGTCCGCCTGTTCAAGCCAGCATCCATGTCGCCCAACATCTGATGCAAAACATCATCAAGGGCGGGTTGATCGACGCCGTTGATTCACAGGATGTTGTCACATCCTGGCTTAGGAAACACACTGAAAAAGTAAGCCGACCGACCGACAGCCCAAAAATCATCATCCACCCGGGCGCCGGCAGCAAGCGCAAACGCTGGCCGTTCGAACGATTTTTACAACTGGCGGATGATCTCGGAAAAAAGGGGTTACAGCCGCAATTCGTGTGCGGCCCGGCGGAGCTGGATCTGATCGAAGACATACGGAATGAAAATCGACAGGTACACAAGTTTGATGAGCTGACGGATCTGGCGGATGCGCTTGAATCCGCCGGCGGTTATATCGGCAATGATTCCGGCGTCAGTCAGCTGGCAGCGTTTTTGGGGGTGGCCAGTGTGGTCATTTTTGGCCCGGCGGATCCGCAGCGCTGGAAACCCGTGGGGCCTCGGGTGCAAATCGTGCGTCCCAAGCTAGAATGCAACCCGTGCTTTGAAATCGAAGCACAAAATTGCGATCAGCCCGCCTGCCTCGCAGATGCGACCCTGGAATCGGTTCTCACCGCTTTTGATCAGGTGCGTGAATGA
- a CDS encoding 8-oxoguanine deaminase has protein sequence MIETRGQMKNETHCGMHNSEVSRREFLKGCGTLAAATPLLAAASSVTGAASAHAAGKTSTGGGGDRTLLVKNIHTLVTMDEKRREIRNGALFVRGNVIDAIGPTSELPKTADEILDFKDRYIVMPGMVNCHHHFYQVLTRVVKPDGTLFPWLKALYPIWANMRSSDIYLSAKLAAAELLLSGCTTSSDHLYILPNDCRIDDEIQALQEIGMRFTAVRGSMSIGESKGGLPPDSVVEEEKDILKDSQRLIEQYHDNSRHSMLRIALGPCSPFTITEQLMRESAELAKSYAGVGLHTHLAENRDDIKYMARNYKMRPGPWTETLGWLDDRVWHAHCVQLDDKDIGMFARAGVAACHCPASNMRLASGAAPIRKMLDAGMEVALGVDGSASNDTSNLIQEARLALLLARVREVDVKGMTAREALEIATLGGAKALSRDDIGHLAKGMSADFIAFDTQRDAFVGSHADPVAALVVCHNDYVDYSFVNGKKIIDQGRLTTVDYRDLAAKTRKAAIKLSS, from the coding sequence ATGATCGAAACCAGAGGACAAATGAAAAATGAAACCCATTGTGGTATGCACAACAGCGAGGTGTCGCGCCGTGAATTTTTGAAAGGGTGCGGCACATTGGCGGCAGCGACACCGCTTCTGGCGGCGGCCTCGAGTGTGACCGGCGCAGCCAGTGCCCATGCGGCCGGCAAGACATCAACCGGCGGCGGTGGAGACCGGACCCTGCTGGTCAAAAACATCCACACCCTTGTGACGATGGATGAAAAGCGCCGGGAAATACGCAACGGTGCTCTTTTTGTGCGCGGTAACGTCATCGATGCCATCGGACCGACATCAGAGCTGCCCAAAACTGCTGACGAGATCCTGGATTTCAAAGATCGCTATATTGTCATGCCGGGGATGGTCAACTGCCATCACCACTTCTACCAGGTGCTGACCCGCGTGGTAAAGCCGGATGGCACCCTCTTTCCCTGGCTCAAGGCGCTTTACCCGATCTGGGCCAACATGCGCTCCAGTGACATCTACTTGAGTGCCAAGCTGGCCGCCGCCGAGCTGCTTCTGAGCGGCTGCACCACCTCCAGCGATCATCTCTATATCCTACCGAATGACTGCAGGATCGATGATGAGATCCAGGCGCTGCAGGAAATCGGCATGCGTTTTACCGCCGTCCGGGGCAGCATGAGCATCGGTGAGAGCAAAGGCGGATTGCCTCCGGACTCCGTGGTGGAAGAAGAAAAAGATATTTTAAAAGATTCTCAACGGCTGATCGAACAATACCACGACAACTCCCGCCATTCGATGTTGCGCATTGCGCTGGGACCCTGTTCGCCATTTACCATTACCGAGCAACTCATGCGCGAGTCTGCGGAGCTGGCGAAAAGCTACGCGGGCGTAGGGCTGCATACTCACCTGGCAGAGAATCGGGATGACATCAAATATATGGCCAGGAACTACAAGATGCGGCCCGGGCCGTGGACCGAAACCCTCGGCTGGCTCGACGATAGGGTCTGGCATGCCCATTGCGTTCAGCTCGACGACAAAGATATCGGCATGTTCGCCAGAGCGGGTGTGGCGGCCTGCCATTGCCCTGCCAGCAACATGCGCCTGGCAAGCGGTGCCGCCCCAATCAGAAAAATGCTGGATGCCGGTATGGAAGTGGCTCTGGGGGTGGATGGCTCGGCCTCCAATGATACCAGCAACCTTATCCAGGAAGCCAGACTTGCGCTGCTGTTGGCCCGTGTGCGCGAAGTGGATGTAAAGGGCATGACGGCTCGCGAAGCGCTCGAAATCGCCACCCTGGGCGGCGCAAAGGCGCTGTCGCGCGACGATATCGGTCATCTTGCCAAGGGCATGTCAGCGGATTTCATTGCTTTCGACACGCAACGCGATGCATTCGTCGGGTCCCATGCGGACCCAGTGGCCGCTCTGGTCGTATGTCACAATGACTATGTCGATTACAGCTTCGTGAACGGTAAAAAGATTATCGATCAGGGCCGGCTCACTACGGTTGATTACCGTGATCTGGCCGCGAAAACCCGCAAGGCCGCGATCAAGCTGTCATCCTGA
- a CDS encoding porin, with protein MEKVSVKKNGNRLALALVCGALLLVTLSSPALATNDDRIAELQRQIEAQQAMLEELSKQVKELRQAAANKATGADQGPKGSSDTQVQVFGKAIVTSKDPRFKVKISGQVNRQVAYAEDGNNSKFYHTDSDNSPTRINIEAQGKVSEDLTVGARVETGYQDNRPLEVNQNNENSGFDFTSRWLEAYVASQRFGKLGVGKGFASSFYIDETDLSGTQVVSLLSPGNLFGGLLFYSNDINDYTNIRVSDVFVDLENLSIVNRVRYDSPHFYGFQLSGSTGSNQRHDATLRYKNDIGDFKFSGASAYQRNSFGGLLDWRVDGALSTLHKPSGLSLTGGAFYARANSDNRHLQGFIVKGGWRKKFFDFGETALSIDYVQNDDSSADDEDGKTYSAFVVQDIERWGLQVYGGYRYYDLDRQGLDTESIHVPVIGTRKIF; from the coding sequence ATGGAGAAGGTATCGGTGAAAAAAAACGGCAACCGGTTGGCATTGGCACTGGTATGCGGGGCGCTGTTGTTGGTCACGCTCTCCAGTCCGGCCCTGGCAACGAATGATGACCGCATAGCAGAACTGCAGCGTCAAATCGAAGCACAACAGGCCATGCTCGAAGAGCTAAGCAAACAGGTAAAAGAGCTGCGGCAGGCCGCCGCGAATAAAGCGACCGGGGCGGATCAAGGGCCCAAAGGATCCAGTGACACCCAAGTGCAGGTGTTTGGCAAGGCTATCGTCACCTCTAAAGACCCCCGCTTCAAGGTCAAGATATCCGGCCAAGTCAATCGCCAGGTGGCCTATGCTGAAGATGGCAACAACAGCAAGTTTTATCACACCGACAGCGACAACAGCCCTACCCGAATCAATATCGAGGCCCAGGGCAAAGTCAGTGAGGATCTGACCGTGGGTGCCCGAGTCGAGACCGGCTACCAGGACAACCGCCCGTTGGAAGTCAACCAGAACAATGAAAATTCCGGTTTTGATTTCACCAGCCGCTGGCTCGAGGCCTATGTTGCCAGCCAGCGTTTTGGCAAACTGGGCGTCGGCAAAGGCTTTGCGTCCTCCTTTTATATTGATGAAACCGATCTGTCCGGCACCCAGGTGGTCAGTTTGCTCTCTCCCGGAAATCTCTTCGGCGGCCTGCTTTTTTACAGCAATGACATCAACGACTATACCAATATCAGAGTAAGTGATGTTTTTGTCGACCTGGAAAACCTATCGATCGTCAACCGTGTGCGCTATGATTCACCGCACTTTTATGGATTTCAGCTTTCGGGCAGCACTGGCTCCAATCAGCGCCATGACGCTACCTTACGCTATAAAAACGACATTGGTGATTTTAAATTTTCCGGCGCTTCGGCCTACCAGAGAAACTCATTCGGCGGGCTGCTGGACTGGCGCGTCGACGGCGCTTTATCGACATTGCATAAGCCCAGCGGACTCAGTCTTACCGGCGGCGCTTTTTATGCCAGGGCCAACAGCGACAATCGCCACTTGCAAGGCTTTATCGTCAAAGGCGGCTGGCGCAAAAAATTCTTTGACTTCGGTGAAACAGCGCTGTCAATTGATTATGTACAAAACGATGATTCCAGCGCGGATGATGAAGACGGCAAAACTTACAGTGCCTTTGTGGTACAGGACATCGAGCGCTGGGGTCTGCAGGTATATGGCGGCTACCGCTATTACGACCTCGACCGCCAGGGGCTGGATACGGAATCCATCCATGTGCCGGTGATTGGCACGCGCAAGATATTCTGA
- a CDS encoding YkgJ family cysteine cluster protein, whose translation MDVAGKLTALENIYRIYDEFADSLELACKKHCAHCCTTSVTLTTIEGYHIIQQLNSERDTDWLGKIVQAVEQPHFQPKITTNRLAQLCAQGMDAPQEKLPTSNTCPFLSADLCPLYTVRPFGCRCLVSRHDCGRHGYADIDDFALSVNTVMLQTIEHLDADGCSGNLLDVLKIMSGEDNRQAFQQGKLNCASTGLIANQPLKVLMIPPEHRSRMAPILQSLREIRF comes from the coding sequence ATGGATGTCGCCGGCAAACTGACGGCCCTGGAAAACATATACCGCATTTACGACGAATTTGCGGACTCGCTGGAGCTGGCATGCAAAAAACACTGCGCCCACTGCTGCACCACCAGCGTTACCCTGACCACAATCGAGGGCTATCACATCATCCAGCAGCTAAATTCAGAAAGGGATACGGACTGGCTGGGAAAAATCGTCCAGGCTGTTGAGCAGCCCCATTTCCAGCCGAAAATAACCACCAACCGGCTGGCTCAGCTGTGCGCCCAGGGAATGGATGCGCCGCAAGAAAAATTGCCCACAAGCAATACGTGCCCGTTTTTAAGCGCTGACCTATGCCCCCTTTACACCGTCCGCCCCTTTGGCTGCCGCTGCCTGGTATCGCGCCACGATTGCGGCCGGCATGGCTATGCCGATATCGACGATTTTGCGCTTTCGGTCAACACGGTGATGCTGCAGACCATCGAGCACCTGGATGCCGATGGCTGCAGCGGCAACTTGCTGGATGTGCTTAAGATCATGTCCGGGGAAGATAATCGTCAGGCGTTTCAGCAGGGCAAATTAAACTGCGCCTCAACAGGGCTGATTGCCAATCAGCCGCTTAAGGTCCTGATGATCCCCCCAGAGCACCGCAGCCGCATGGCGCCCATCCTGCAGTCCCTGCGCGAAATTCGTTTTTGA
- a CDS encoding amidohydrolase family protein, with the protein MKIIDMHTHIFPKAFRVQRETYFSKEPAFKKLYQSPKSRLIGATEMLAAMDEHQVQQSVIFGFPWKDATLFKKHNDYISEVVKRYPDRFIGLGCFDPASKGAAEEAHRCIRQGGLSGIGELAFYQGGIDPAAQDRLQPVMEICKDANLPVLIHTNEPIGHTYPGKTANTLAQIYQLIVRFPQNKIVLAHWGGGLFFFSLLKKEVKQRLAHVYFDTAASPYLYDPKVYRLAIDLIGVDKILFGSDYPLLTPDRYFDEMKIAGLSDAEMQHVCGLNAAKLFNLAV; encoded by the coding sequence TTGAAGATCATTGACATGCACACCCATATTTTCCCAAAGGCATTCCGTGTCCAACGGGAGACCTATTTTTCTAAAGAGCCTGCCTTTAAAAAATTATATCAATCGCCCAAATCCCGGCTGATCGGTGCAACCGAAATGCTGGCAGCCATGGATGAGCACCAGGTGCAGCAATCTGTCATTTTCGGTTTTCCCTGGAAGGATGCAACACTTTTTAAAAAACACAATGATTACATCAGTGAAGTGGTCAAGCGCTACCCGGACCGTTTCATCGGCCTGGGGTGTTTCGATCCCGCTAGTAAAGGCGCTGCCGAAGAAGCCCATCGCTGCATTCGGCAGGGCGGGTTATCTGGAATCGGAGAGCTGGCATTTTATCAAGGCGGGATCGACCCTGCAGCACAGGACCGTTTGCAACCGGTCATGGAGATTTGCAAAGACGCCAACCTTCCCGTTCTGATTCACACCAATGAACCCATCGGTCACACCTATCCCGGCAAAACTGCCAATACGCTGGCGCAGATCTATCAATTGATTGTTCGCTTTCCACAAAATAAAATTGTGCTGGCCCACTGGGGCGGCGGGCTGTTTTTTTTCAGTCTTTTGAAAAAAGAGGTCAAACAGCGCTTAGCGCATGTCTATTTTGATACAGCCGCTTCTCCCTATCTATACGATCCAAAGGTCTACCGCCTGGCCATCGACCTGATCGGGGTGGATAAGATCCTGTTTGGCAGTGATTATCCCCTCCTAACGCCCGACCGCTATTTTGATGAGATGAAAATTGCTGGACTATCGGATGCGGAGATGCAGCACGTCTGCGGTCTAAACGCCGCCAAGCTGTTCAATTTGGCTGTATAA
- a CDS encoding MFS transporter, whose amino-acid sequence MTPETDIKRNPMFWYLAVLTICSTIGLQTWQTLFNNFAVEIAGLDGDHIGVIQSVREIPGFLALLAVYVIMIIREHRLSAVSILILGIGLAITGLLPSFAGLMLTTLLMSFGFHYFETTNMSLTLQYFDIETSPWVFGKQRSYAAASAIAVGLAIYFLAFFFSFPQIYLLIGALIMAASAWALTRKPEQKDLVPQRKKMVFRKKYGLFYFLTFMAGARRQIFIAFSVLLMVQKFKYSVQEITILFVINNLINYYLSPLIGKSIIRFGERKVLTAEYASLVIIFVAYALTDAKWMVAVLYILDHIFFNFAIAIRTYFQKVADPRDIAPSMAVGFTINHIAAVFLPALGGMLWVIDYRIPFLGGAAMALISLLAVQAIDKSIRQKETAA is encoded by the coding sequence ATGACACCTGAAACAGACATTAAACGCAACCCGATGTTCTGGTATCTGGCGGTTTTAACCATCTGCTCCACCATTGGATTGCAGACCTGGCAAACACTGTTCAACAATTTTGCTGTCGAAATTGCCGGGCTGGATGGAGACCATATCGGCGTCATTCAGTCGGTGCGGGAAATTCCTGGATTTTTAGCCTTGTTGGCGGTCTATGTGATCATGATCATCCGGGAACATCGCCTTTCGGCCGTATCAATTCTAATTCTGGGCATTGGGCTGGCCATCACCGGTTTACTGCCCAGTTTTGCCGGTCTGATGTTGACCACCTTGCTGATGAGCTTCGGTTTCCATTATTTTGAAACCACCAATATGTCTCTGACGCTGCAATATTTTGATATCGAAACTTCACCCTGGGTATTTGGCAAACAGCGCAGCTATGCCGCCGCTTCCGCCATCGCGGTCGGATTGGCCATTTACTTTCTGGCCTTTTTCTTCAGTTTTCCCCAGATCTATTTGCTGATCGGTGCATTGATCATGGCCGCATCTGCCTGGGCCCTGACCCGCAAACCGGAACAGAAGGACCTGGTACCGCAGCGCAAGAAAATGGTGTTTCGCAAAAAGTACGGGCTGTTTTATTTTCTAACCTTCATGGCCGGTGCGCGGCGCCAAATTTTTATTGCTTTTTCAGTTTTGCTGATGGTGCAAAAATTCAAGTATTCGGTTCAGGAGATAACCATCCTTTTTGTGATCAACAACCTGATCAACTATTATCTGAGCCCGCTGATCGGAAAAAGCATTATCCGTTTTGGTGAACGCAAGGTGTTGACTGCCGAATATGCCAGCTTGGTGATCATTTTTGTGGCCTACGCCTTGACTGATGCGAAATGGATGGTGGCCGTACTCTATATTCTGGATCATATCTTCTTTAATTTTGCCATTGCCATTCGAACCTACTTCCAGAAAGTAGCCGATCCGCGCGATATTGCGCCCAGCATGGCCGTCGGCTTTACCATCAATCACATCGCCGCCGTATTTCTGCCGGCCCTGGGAGGAATGCTATGGGTCATCGACTATCGCATTCCGTTTTTGGGCGGTGCTGCCATGGCACTCATTTCATTGCTGGCAGTGCAGGCGATCGACAAAAGCATCAGGCAAAAAGAGACGGCGGCGTAA
- a CDS encoding TRAP transporter substrate-binding protein — protein sequence MKRRDFLKKAGIGAAAAATAGVAGLVGCAKEEEKKPEPAVEKAPAVVAKKTYKWKMVTTWPPKLPVLQEGCERLAQRVNEMSDGRLTIEVFAGGELVPPLESFQAVSDGTVEVGSGASYYWAGKEPATQWFAAVPFGMNAQGMGAWFHGGDGLKLWEETYAPFNLIPRPGGSTGVQMGGWFNKKIDTIDDYKGLKMRIPGLGGKVVAKAGGTVVLLPGGEIFTSLERGVIDATEWVGPLHDLRMGFYQAAKYYYYPGWHEPGTYLEYFFNKSAYEGLPKDLQHILDAACMENEQWTLTQFDAQNGAALQTLINKHKVEVIQFPDEVLSALRSLATEVVQEEAAKSPMAKKVAESFANFQKVVGTWGSVSERAYFNVIQQAMSLKA from the coding sequence ATGAAGAGACGTGATTTTCTGAAAAAGGCAGGTATTGGAGCCGCTGCTGCAGCTACAGCGGGTGTTGCCGGCCTGGTGGGCTGCGCCAAGGAGGAAGAAAAAAAACCTGAACCGGCAGTCGAAAAGGCGCCGGCGGTGGTTGCCAAAAAAACCTATAAGTGGAAAATGGTCACTACCTGGCCGCCCAAGCTGCCGGTATTGCAGGAAGGCTGTGAACGTCTGGCACAACGGGTGAATGAAATGTCCGACGGGCGCCTGACCATCGAGGTTTTTGCCGGCGGCGAACTGGTTCCCCCATTGGAAAGCTTTCAGGCAGTTTCCGACGGCACGGTTGAGGTCGGCAGCGGTGCTTCTTATTACTGGGCCGGGAAAGAACCTGCAACCCAATGGTTTGCGGCTGTGCCTTTCGGCATGAATGCTCAGGGTATGGGCGCCTGGTTTCACGGCGGAGACGGGCTCAAGCTCTGGGAGGAAACTTATGCACCGTTTAACCTGATCCCGCGTCCGGGCGGATCGACCGGTGTTCAAATGGGCGGCTGGTTTAACAAAAAGATCGACACCATCGATGACTACAAGGGTTTGAAAATGCGTATCCCGGGCCTGGGCGGCAAGGTCGTGGCCAAGGCCGGTGGAACGGTGGTGCTGCTGCCCGGCGGCGAAATCTTTACTTCCCTGGAGCGCGGCGTTATCGATGCCACCGAGTGGGTAGGCCCCCTGCATGACCTGCGGATGGGATTTTATCAGGCCGCCAAATATTACTATTATCCCGGGTGGCACGAACCCGGCACTTATTTGGAATATTTTTTCAACAAAAGCGCCTATGAAGGATTGCCCAAAGACCTGCAGCACATATTAGATGCCGCCTGTATGGAAAACGAACAATGGACACTGACCCAATTTGATGCCCAAAACGGTGCGGCCTTGCAGACGCTGATCAACAAGCACAAAGTCGAAGTGATCCAGTTTCCGGATGAGGTCCTGAGCGCATTACGGAGCCTGGCCACCGAGGTCGTGCAGGAAGAAGCTGCTAAGAGCCCCATGGCTAAAAAGGTTGCCGAGTCCTTTGCCAATTTTCAAAAAGTTGTCGGCACCTGGGGCAGCGTGTCCGAGCGCGCCTATTTTAACGTTATACAACAGGCGATGTCTCTCAAAGCATAG